CATCGATGCCCTGACCCAGATGGCACTCAATGACGGCGGCATCACCCGCCTGGCCGAGTTCGTGGTCAAGCCGCATCTGGCGTCCGGGGCACTTGTGCCGTTGTTCGAGTACAGCGAAAGCGGGCAGGCCTATGCGCAGACCGAGCCGATGGACATCTACCTGTGCGTGGCCGACCGCTTTGCCCTGACGCCAAAAGTGAGGGCATTCATGGATTGCCTGCGCGAATCGCTGGGAGCAAGTTGGCAGGTTCAGGTATGAAAAAACCGCCACAAGGGCGGTTTTTTGAGCAGCAAGTACGGCTTAGAAGCGGTAGGTAAGGGAGGCACCGATACCGTGCGCGCTGTTTTCGTACTTGGCCTGGTAGCTGCCTTTGAGCAGGGCTTCCTGTTGCGAGTCAGGCAGGTTGTTGACCTTGGTGTCTTCTTCCCACAGGTAGGAGTAGGCGACATCGATGGTCATGTCGTCGTTCGGGCTCCAACCGGCACCAAAGCTGACTGCCTTGCGATCGCCGGTAGGGATGCGTGGCGAGCGGTCGTGGTTGTTGGTTGGCGACTGGTCGATGGAGAAGCCTGCGCGCAGGGTCCACTCCTTGTTCACCTTGTAGGACGCACCAATGGCATGTGCCCAAGTGTCATGCCAGTTCTGCTCTTCCGTGATGGTCTGCAGGGGGTACGCTGCCGACACTTCGTTCTTGACGATGATGCTTTCCAGGCGGCTCCAGCGAGTCCAGGTGCTGCCTGCATACAGCGTCCATTGGTCATCAAGTTCGTGGGTGATCGAGAAGTCCACGGACTCAGGCGTCTTGATCTTGAGGCTTGCGTCGAATTTGCCACTCAGGCCCAGTTGCGGGATCGGGTAGGAAACACGCGTGTCACCTTCAAGCTTGTAGTCGACCATCGAGTGGTAGGTCAGGCCGAGGCGGGTACGGTCAGTGGCCTGGACGAGCACGCCAATGTTGTAACCGATGGCAGTGTCATCGCCTTTGATCTTGACTTCGCCATCAGGGCCATTCACACCCAGCAGCCCCTTGCTGCTCAGGTTTGAACCCAGCTCGCCCTTGATGCGGTTGATGGTCGGGCCAAAGCCGATCGACACCTTGTCATTGAAGGCGTAGCTGATGGTTGGCTGGAAGGTGACGACCTCGACCTTGCTCTTTTTACCCCAGTAGCGTGCCGCGTCATCGCTGCCATAGTCGGTGACCAGGCCGAAAGGCACATATACACCGAAACCTACGCTCCAGTGATCGTCGATTGGTTTGACGTAATAGCCCATCGGCACGCCAACGACCGGAACCATGTCACCGTCGGTTTCCCCACCATAGTTGCTTCCCGGGCCGGAGATGTCGGTTTTGGCGATGACAGCTGCGCCCCCCACGGTGAACTGTTCACGCTTCAGGCGGGACATGCCTGCAGGGTTGCCATACACGGTGCTGGCATCATCGGCAGAAGAAGAACGGCCCGCGAAACCGGTACCCATGCCGCTGATGCTTTGCTCGTTCAGTGCAAAGCCGGCAGCGAACAGTTGGCTGGAGGCGAGAGAAACGGCTACGGCGAGGGAGGTTTTGAGCATTGCTTTTTTCATTATTAGAAACTCCTTGTGATCTCCGGGGCGAAAAGCTACCAACAAATCACGCGCCGCGCTATAGCCTGAATCACTGGAGATAGAGCGGTTTTGTAGGACAATCCGACCAAAATTCCCTTTTTTCCGGTAAAGCTGTAAGACGTGTCTCAAGATGCCTGTGGCAATTTCTGCTCGATGCACAAATGCCACGCTTGGGTAAAGTCACGGAGGCGACCTTGTGGGTGGAAAATTTGCCGCCAGATGCGTGCCAGGCCCAGCAGATCATCTGCGGCCGGCAGGGCAAGTTGCTGTTCTTCGATGAGCATCCAGGCAATTGCGGTGGCGTAGCGCAGGTTCACGGCAAGCTCCAGATGGGGGCCGCCGAGAAATGCGTGCTGGCTCGCCAGGCCGCGTACCACGCTGGCCAGCTCGGGGTCGCGGGCGAGGTAGTCGTCCCACACGGCCTGGTGGCGATGCTCGCAAATGCGGTAGAGGCCGTGGCCACGGCGGTCATGCAAGGCCGAACCGAGTGCCGACTGGCTGGCCGCAATGCCCAGCAATAGGGCTTCGGCGCTGGCGCAATGGCGGTTCAGGTAGACCAGGGTTGGCCGGATCACATACAGACACAATTCATTCGCCGCGATACCCATGATGCCCTCGAGCAATTAAGGGCCGACGGGCGCTGGAGCTTGGCAGCTGGTGATTGGTCAGGCCCGCCGGAAGCGGCAAGGGCCGCTCGAGTTGAAGTGTAGTGTGATAAGCGTGGTGTAAAGGGCTGTTTTTAAATCGATTGCTGCCTGACGTGCAGCGCCATATGCCTTGCGGCAATTAGGCCAAGAACGATCAGGCAGCAGGCTGAGGGCGATATTCAGAGGCTGAATGCCCCGGTATTCGCCGCTCACGCGGTGAGCGACTGGCGGGTCCGGGCGATCACCGCCTGCAGCGGCTCGGCACGGCTGTACTGTTCGGGGTACAGGCGCTCGGTGTGGCAGGCGACGCCGTGTTCGTCCACCAGGGTAAAGCTGAAGCTGCCCTTGCGTGGGGCAACAATGAGGCACTTCAACGGCGAGAAGGCCTGGGAGAGGGTGCCAATGGCAGCCTGAATTTGATGATGAGTTTGCATATTGTTGGAGGTTCCTGCTTTAAACACGGGTTTCTGATCCGTGCATGATAGAAACGTTCCAGTGACGCCTTTATTAAGGGACGAACGAACCAGACTGGAACAAAGCAGCCAGAGGGGCGCAATCAAAGGTGGGCGCTTGGGCTGACCGGTAGGTACTTCAGAAGACAGGCAGCACGCCGGGGCCAAGGTTCTGGGCCGTCGGGGTTGAATCCTGATCAATCTGTAACGTGATTCGTGCTTGAGCAGCTTTAGGCTGGCGAGTGAATCATCGATGGGGCCGGTCCTGGTTTCAGCAGCGATCACTGTTGGGGGAGTGAGGCGGCAAGGACGTTGGTGGCCAGAATTGACTTTCAGCTGGTGTACTAACGGAGCGCACCTTACCGGAAACCGACAGGCTTGGCAAGTGCTGATACGTTTTGTCAGGTGAGCCGCGCAGTATGCCGCGTCTTGAACGCTGTGTGAAGAGGGGGCAAATGGCCCATACCTGGCCCGATGTGCCAATTTCGTGCATTCAAATGCAGGTTTTCGGTGCACTTGTTCACATTCGAGGCGTGAGTTGTAACGGCGCAATAACAGCCCTGGCAACGCTCGCCAATGCCTTGACTTGATCCTTAAGTCAATGAAAAAAAACACTAATTTTCACTGGTGAAAAAATCGTCAGTTTGACTTGAGGCCCCATTTCACGGGGGTTTGCGGGAGGTGGGAAGGGGTTGTCCACTGAGTTATCCACAGGAACTGTGGATTGTCCCGAGCGCTTGCTCTAGGACGGGTGTGCCAGCAAATTGGAGAACTGTCCGACAATTGTCAGGCACCCATCGACCGCTTGGTCATCCACCTGAAAACGTCAAGAAACGATCATGGGAATTTTTTTTACATACAGCCGAAATTGTCGGGTCAGGGGGTGCGAAAAGGAGTAGAGTGGCGCGCCTTTCGAGCTGCCTTCGCTGTTGGTCATGATGTTTCGCGGTAAAAATCTCGCCGGTTCTGCTGTTTCTACATCAAACGCTGCCCCCAAACGCTTTTCATTGAAAGTGGCCGCCTGGCTGCTCGATAACCCGCGCCTGGGTGACAAGCCACAGGTCAAGCACCTGGCCGGGCGCTTGCTCAAACAACCGGCGCGCCAAGGTGTGGTCGAGGCGCAAAGCCGCCTTGGGCAGATGCTCTGTCGTGATTGTGGCGGTGCCCGCGACCGCCGCATTGGCCAGGAGCTGCTGCGCCATGCGGCCCGTGCAGGTGACCGCCGGGCGCAACAGGAAATGGCCCGCCTGGGGCTGGGCGGCGAGCCAGAGCAGGCAACCTCCCGAGCAGACTGATAAGCTGCGCACACGTGGCAACGGACCGATCGGGGTAAGCATGGCAGTGGATTTGGCCAGCATTCTGCTGGGCTTGGTGGCAGGCGCTTTGCCTTGCCTGGGTTGGGTCATGCAGGTGCAGCGCCGCCAAGGTGCCTACAAGGCTGAGCGCGCCTTGCTGGACGAACGCCTCAATGGTGCACTGTTGGCCCAGGCAGGCTTGCAGGCGCAGCTGGATGCCAGCCGCGACGAAATCAGCGACCTCAGCGAAGCCAACACCGTTAAACAAACCCAGCTCGCTGCTCAGGGGCGGGAGCTTGAGTTGCTGCAAGTCGACCGAGACAACGCACGCGACGCTGCCCATGCCTGGCATCTGGAGCGTGCCGGCCGCGAAGCCGAACAACGCCGCCTGGAGGCGCAGGCCGCGCGTCTGGAAGCCGAGCTGCGCGAGCAGCAGGACAGCCACCAGCAACGCCTGGAAGACCTGCAAGAAGCCCGCGATACCCTGCGCGCCCAGTTTGCCGACCTGGCCACCAAGATCTTCGACGAGCGCGAGCAGCGCTTTGCCCAGACCAGCCAGCAGCACCTGGGCCAGTTGCTCGACCCACTCAAGGAGCGCATCCAGGCCTTCGAAAAGCGCGTGGACGAAAGCTACCAGCAAGAGGCCCGTGAGCGCTTTTCGCTGGGCAAGGAGCTGGAGCGCCTGCAGCAGCTCAACCTGCGCTTGTCCGACGAAGCCACCAACCTCACCCAGGCGCTCAAAGGCCAGAAAACCCAAGGCAACTGGGGTGAGCTGATTCTTGAGCGGGTGCTGGAACACGCCGGGCTGGAGAAGGGCCGCGAGTACCAGACCCAGGTCAGCCTCAAGAGTGCGGACGGTGAGCGCTTCCAGCCGGACGTACTGATCATGCTGCCCGGCGACAAGCAGGTGGTGGTCGACGCCAAGGTCAGCCTGACCGCGTACCAGCAGTTTGTCGGCAGCAACGACGAAGCGGCACTCAAGCAGCACGTGCAATCGCTGCGCAGCCACATCAAAGGCTTGTCCAGCAAAGACTACAACCGCCTCGAAGGCCTGCACAGCCTGGACTTCGTGCTGCTTTTCGTGCCTATCGAAGCGGCATTCTCGGCTGCGCTGCAAGCCGAACCCAACCTGTTCCAGGAGGCGTTCGACCGGCAGATCGTGATTGTCAGCCCAACCACCTTGCTTGCCACGTTGCGGGTGATCGACAGCCTGTGGAAGCAGGAGCGCCAGGGCCAGAACGCCCGCGAGATCGCCGAGCGGGCCGGTTGGCTGTACGACAAGTTCGTGCTGTTCATCCAGGACCTGGACGAGCTGGGCAACCGCCTGCAGCAGGTCGACAAAGCCTACGCCGCCGCACGCAACAAACTGTGCGAGGGCCGAGGCAACCTGGTCAGCCGCAGTGAACAGCTCAAACTGCTGGGTGCTCGCGCCAGCAAGAGCCTGCCGGCCGACCTGCTGGAGCGGGCATTGACTGGCGAAGCGCTGCCGGACGAAGCCGTTACTGAACCAGGCTCAGATGGCGATTGAGCAGTGCCCGCAAGGCCGCCGGCTTTACCGGCTTGGCGAGGTAGTCCAGGCCCCCGGCGTGCACCAGGGCGATGGTTTCCTTGCTGCCGTCGGCGCTGATCACCACGCCCGGTACCGGTTCACCCAGGCGGGCGCGTAGCCAGGCCATCAGCTGCGTACCGGTATCGCCCTCATCCAGGTGATAGTCCACCAGTGCCAGGTGCGGGCGCATGCCTTTGTCCAGCAAAGCTTCGCATTCGGCGCGGTTGCGCGCGGTCCATACCTGGCAACCCCAGCGGCTGAGCAGGCTGTTCATGCCGATCAGGATGCTGTCTTCGTTGTCCACGCACAGTACCTGCAGCCCGGCCAGTGGCTGGCTGGCCTGTTCGCTTGGCGCCACGGGTGCCGCAACCGCCTGACGGGCGATTGGCACGCTGACGCGAAACACCGTGCCCTTGCCCGGCCAGGACCGTACCTCCAACCGATGCCCGAGCACGCGGCACAGGCCATCGGCGATGGCCAGGCCCAGGCCCAGGCCTTTTTCGGCGCGGGTCTGGTGGCTGTCCAGGCGTTTGAACTCCTGGAAGATCACTTGCAGCTTGTCGTCGGCGATGCCAGGGCCACGGTCCCACACCTCCAGCCACAAACGTTCGCCCTGGCGGCGCACGCCTAGCAAAATCGGGCTCTTGCCATAGCGCAGGGCATTGGTGAGGAAGTTCTGCAGCACCCGGCGCAGCAGCCGCATGTCGCTGTCGATGCGCAACTGGCTGCCGCGCAGGCGGAATTCCAGGCCTTTTTCGGCGGCCAGCACCTTGAACTCGGCGCCGAGGGTATCGAACAGCTCGTTCAGCGCGAAGGGCTTGGCATCGGGGGTGATCTTGCCGTTTTCCAGGCGGGAAATGTCCAGCAGGTCGCTGATCAGCTCTTCGGCCGAGCGCAGCGAGCTGTCCATGTGCTGCACCAGCTGCTGGGCCTCCTCGTTCATGCCTTCGGCCTGCTGCGACAGGGCGGCGGAAAACAGCCGTGCGGCGTTCAGTGGCTGCATCAGGTCGTGGCTGACGGCGGCCAGGAAGCGGGTTTTGGACTTGCTCACCGCCTCGGCCTGGCTCTTGGCCTCCGACAACGCCTGGTTGAGTTGCGAAAGCTCGTGGGTACGTTCGGCCACCCGCTGCTCCAGCCCCTCGTTGGAATCGCGCAGGGCCTGCTCGGCTTCGCGGAACGGGGTGATGTCGGTAAAGCTCATCACAAAACCGCCACCGGGCATCGGGTTGCCGATCAGCTCGATCACCCGGCCATTGGGGAACAGCCGTTCGGAGGAATGCGCGCGGCCTTGGCGCATCCAGTGCAGGCGCCGCGCCACGTGCACCTGGGCTTCCCCAGGGCCGCACAGGCCACGGTCGGCGTTGTAGCGGATGATGTCGGCAATTGGCCGGCCTACGCTGATCAGTCCGTCCGGATAGTTGAAAAGCTCCAGGTAGCGGCGGTTCCAGGCGACCAGGTGCAGGTTCTGGTCGACTACGCTGATGCCTTGGTTGATGTTCTCGATGGCGCCTTGCAGCAGCGCGCGGTTGAACTGCAGCACCTCGCTGGCTTCGTCGGCGATGCGCACCACGTCTTCAAGCTGCATGTCGCGGCCTTCGATGGCGGCCTTCACCACGGCGCGGGTCGACGAGGTGCCAAGCACACCGGCCAGCAGCCGCTCGGTGTGTTCGATCCAGTCACCGTCGGCATTCTGGTTAGGGTTGAAGCCCTTGCCCTGGCGGTAGGCAAAGCGGATGAAGCTTTGCCGCGCGCGCTCTTCACCGACAAAGCGCGATGCCAGGGTCAGCAGGTCGTCGATCTGCACCGCCAGCAGCGGCTTGCCGTTGGGCCGTGCGCTGGTTTGCTGGCCGATGAAACGCCCCGCCTGCCAGTGCTCCGATACCCGTGTACGCGAAAGCATCGACACCCAGGCGAACAAGGTGAAGTTGCCGGCCAGCGACAGCACTACGCCTTGCGTGAGTGGGGTAATCGGCAGGTCCAGCGGGTTGCCGTGCAGCCAGGCCAGGCCCGGGAACAGCGTCAGCGGGACGTTCAGGCTGTGGGCAATGATCGGCAGCACCAGGGTGTAGAACCACAGGAAGATGCCGGCCGCGAGCCCGGCGAATACGCCGCGGCGGTTGGCCTGCTTCCAGTACAGCGCGCCGAGCATGGCCGGGGTCAGCTGGGTGACGGCGGCGAAGGCGATCTGGCCGATGGTTGCCAGGCTGGCGGTGGAGCCGAGCAGCCGGTAGCTGACGTAGGCCAGCAGCAGGATGACCACGATGGTGACCCGGCGTACCGACAGCATCCAGTGGCGGAACGCCTCGAAGGGCCGTTCAGCGTTGGTGCGGCGCAACAGCCAGGGCAGCAGCATGTCGTTGGAGACCATGGTCGACAGTGCCACCGCCTCGACGATGACCATGCCGGTAGCCGCCGAAGCGCCGCCGATGAAGGCCAGCAGGGCAAGGCTCGGGTGCGCCTCGGCCAGCGGCAGGCTGATCACGAACGAGTCGGAAATCACCGTGCCCGGCAGCAGCATCTGCCCGGCCAGGGCAATCGGCACCACGAACAGTGCGGCCAGCGCCAGGTACATCGGGAATACCCAGCGGGCCAGGCGCATGTCCTGGGGTTCGATGTTTTCCACCACCGTCACATGGAATTGCCGGGGCAGGCAGATGATCGCCATCATCGCGACAGCGGTTTGCACCACCATCGACGGCCAGTTGATGGTCTCTTGCCAGTAGCTGTCCAGGTGCACCGATTGGCGTGCCTGGCTGAGCAGGTCGTCAAAGCCGTCGTACAGGTTGAACACCACGAACACGCCCACGGCCAGAAACGCCAGCAGCTTGATCAGTGATTCGAAGGCAATCGCCAGCACCATGCCACGGTGGTGCTCGGTGACGTCCAGGCTGCGCGTGCCGAACACGATGGCAAACAGTGCCAGCACCAGCGAAACGACCAGCGCGGTGTCCTGCACCCGCGTGCCGGTGGCATCGGCGTTGGCGCCGATCAGCAGGTTGACGCCGAGCACGATACCTTTTAGCTGCAAGGCGATGTAGGGCAGCACGCCGACCAGGCAGATGAGCGCCACCACCACGGCCAGCGTCTGCGACTTGCCATAGCGCGCGGCAATGAAGTCGGCGATCGAGGTGATGTTCTGCTGCTTGCTGATCAGCACCATCTTCTGCAGCACCCACGGTGCGAAGATCAGCAGCAGGATCGGGCCCAGGTAAATCGGCAAGAACGCCCACAGCTGTTCGGCGGCCTGGCCGACCGCGCCGAAGAACGTCCAGCTGGTGCAGTACACCGCCAGCGACAGGCTGTACACCCAGGCGCGCAGGCGCGGCGGCAGCGGCGTGCTGCGGCGGTCGCCGTAAAAGGCGATGGCGAACATGATGGCCATATAGGCCAGGGCGACCACGGCGATCAGCCCGCTGGACAACGACATGAAGACTCCGGAGCAAAAAGGTAACGCGGTCCCGATCAATCAGTCTGGCACGTAGGGGCCGGTTCGTCAGCGTCGACGATGGTCGCAGCGTCAGGTCGTCGCAGGATGTCGGGTTCCCATCCGGTAAAACACGCCCGCCAGTATCACCGACACCACCAGCAGGTAGAAGATTACCCCCGGCCACCATACCCCCAAGGCAAAACCCACCAGCACCGGCCCCAGTGCCGCGCCCAGGTTGGACAGGTTCTGTGCCCCGTAATACACCCCCCGCAAATGCTCAGGTGCAATCAGGTCGATGAACATGTACTCCGCCGGTATGACGATGATTTCGCCCAGGGTGAACACCAGCATCGCCAGGCACCAGGCCAGCACCGACCCGGCCAGCGAAAAACCCACCAGCCCGGCAATGAACAGTGCCATGCCGGCCAGCAGCCAAGGCATCAATTGCTGGCGGCCGATGCGCTTGCCGATCAGGTACTGCAGGGCGATCACCGTGACGGCGTTGGTCGTCACCAGGTAGCCCACCAGCCGCGCCGCCTCGCTGGCGCTGGTGGTCACCACCAGATACTGGGACAGGTAAGCGGTGAATTGCCCGAACACCACGGCACTGAGGACACCGCCCAGCGTGAAGTACACCAGCCGCCGATCGCGTACCAGGCCCAATGCGACCTGAACAAACCCGGCACCGGGCTGCGCGCTGGAACTGGCCTGCAGGCTGCGGTCGCCAAGCTGCCAGTAGGTCAGGCACATGCCCAGGCCGGTAAGGGCCGAGGCGATGAAGGGCAGGTGATCGTCGAATTCCAGCATGGCCACGCCGAGCATTGGCCCCACGGCATAACCGATGTTGCTCAAGGTGTACTTGATGGCGAAAACCTCAGCGCGCTGCTCCACCGGCAGCAGCGCACAGAAACCGGCCTTGGCGGCAATGTCGACCACGGCCAGCGCCAGGTTGATCAGCACCAGGCAGACGAAAAACAGCAGCGCCGAGCGGCTGGCGATGGCGGCGATGAAGGCCAGGGCGAACACCAGTGTGCTGGCGGTCACCACGGTATGATTGCGCAGGGTGTCGACCAGGTGCCCGCCGTAGAGGCTCAGCAAGGAGGCGACGATCAGTGCGCCACCGATCAATACACCGATCTGGCCGACCGACAGCTGGAAGTTGTCGGCCAGGTAGACCACCAGGTAGGGCAGGGTCAGGGCACGTGCCACGGTCAGGGTAAACGTGGTGGCCAGCAGCAGGCGGATGGGGGAGGGGTAGCCTTTGAGGGCGGCGAGCATTGCCACGTCCTTGTTGTGGGGAAGTTGCCGATACCCAAGCATATAGAAGAAGGGCGACAGGCGGAGGATTGACAGCCCGCCCCCCAGCGGGAATACTCTGGGAAAAATTCATATATATGTTTATATAACAAGACGAGAGAGCGACCCATGCACCCATTGTCCGGTGATGCGCGACTGCCACTCTATCAACAACTGCGCGACCATCTGGTCGATCAGATTGCCAACAACCGCTGGCGCCCCGGTGAAGCCATCCCCACCGAAGCGGCACTGGCCAGCGAATTCGACATGTCGGTCGGCACCGTGCGCAAGGCGGTCGACGTGCTGGTTACCGAAGGTATTCTGGAGCGCCAGCAGGGCCGTGGCACTTTCATTCGCCGCCCGCAGTTCCAGTCCTCGCTGTTCCGTTTCTTCCGCTTCGAAACCGCCAACGGTGAGCGGGTGATGCCGGAAAGCCGCATTCTGTCCATCGAACCTGTCCCTGCACCGTCGGCCGTTGCCGAGGCCTTGGGGCTGGCCGCCGAAGCTGAAGTCATCCGCATCGTGCGTACTCGTCTGCTCGGTGCCCAACCGGTGCTCGCCGAAGAAATCTGGCTGCCGCGCCATACCTTCCAGCCGTTGCTGGATGTGGAGCTGGACCGCAAGGGCCCGCTGCTTTACCCGATCTACGAAGAATTGTGCGGCCAGGTGGTGGCCTACGCCGAAGAAACCCTGACCGCCGAAACAGTCGATGCGACGCACGGGCGCTTGTTGCAATTGCCTGCCGACAGCCCGGTGGTGGTGATCGAGCGTCTGGCCCGTGATTACGCCGGCAAACCCCTCGAATGGCGCCGCTCGCGCGGCCATGCGCAGCATTTCCGCTACCGCGTCGACATTCGCTAAACCGGCTGCTCTGCCCTGTTACCCGTCTGCGCCGTTGCCACGGCGCAGTGGCTTCGCCTGCCCGGTCGTCAGCGTGCCAGCGCTTAGGCATGCCCGGCCGCAACACACACAACTAGAAGGATAAAAAGCATGTTCAGCTGGTATCGCCAAATCACTTCACGGGAACGCAAGACGTTCTGGGCCTGTTTTGGTGGCTGGTCGCTCGACGCACTTGAGGTGCAGATGTTCGGCCTGGCCATCCCCGCGTTGATCGCGGCTTTCTCCCTCTCCAAGGGTGATGCCGGCCTGATAAGCGGCGTGACCCTGGTCACCTCGGCGATCGGCGGCTGGCTCGGCGGCACCTTGTCGGACCGTTATGGCCGTGTGCGCACCTTGCAGTGGATGATCCTCTGGTTCTCCTGCTTCACCTTCCTGTCCGCTTTTGTCACCGGCTTCTACCCGCTGCTGTTCGTCAAAGCCATGCAAGGCTTCGGCATTGGTGGTGAGTGGGCCGCCGGTGCGGTGCTGATGGCCGAAACCATCAACCCCAAATACCGTGGCAAGGTGATGGGCACCGTACAAAGTGCCTGGGCCGTGGGCTGGGGCCTGGCGGTGGCACTGTTCACCCTGATCTACTCGCTGGTACCGGCGGAGTACGCCTGGCGCGTGATGTTCTTCATCGGCCTGCTGCCTTCGCTGCTGATCATCTGGGTGCGCCGCAACGTACCGGAGCCCGAGAGCTTCCAGCGCCTGCAGAAGGAAAAAGCCATCCCGGGCAGCTTCTTCAAGTCCATGGCCGGTATCTTCCGCCCCGAGCTGCTGCGCGTAACCCTGCTGGGCGGCCTGCTGGGCCTGGGTGCCCACGGTGGCTACCACGCCGTGATGACCTGGTTACCGACCTTCCTCAAAACCGAGCGCAACCTCTCGGTGCTGAACTCCGGTGGCTACCTGGCGGTGATCATCTTCGCCTTCTGGTGCGGCTGCGTGGCCAGCGGCATGCTCATCGACCGCATTGGCCGACGCAAGAACATCCTGCTGTTTGCCCTGTGCTGTGTGCTGACCGTACAGGCTTATGTGTTCTTCCCGCTGACCAATACCCAGATGCTGTTCCTCGGCTTCCCGCTGGGCTTCTTCGCCGCCGGTATTCCTGCCAGCCTGGGCTCGTTCTTCAACGAGCTGTACCCGGCCGATGTGCGTGGTGCCGGGGTGGGCTTCTGTTACAACTTCGGCCGTGTGCTGTCGGCAGTGTTCCCCTTCCTGGTCGGCCACATGAGCGAGTCCATGTCGCTGGGCAGTGCGATCGGCATCGACGCCGGCATCGCCTATGGCGTGGCCATGATCGCCGCGTTGTGCCTGCCTGAAACCCGCGGCCGTAGCCTTGAAGCCGCCCCTGCGGCGCAGATGCCCGGCGCAGTCGCCAAGTAATATCAACCTGTTTCGATGAACATCATGCCCGACGCCCCAGCTTCACCCATCACCGCCATTGACAGCCACGCCCACGTTTTCAGCCGCGGGCTGAACCTGGCCAGCGAGCGCCGCTATGCGCCGACTTACGACGCACCGCTGGGCGATTACCTGGCCCAGTTGCAGGGCCATGGTTTCAGCCATGGCGTGCTGGTGCAGCCCAGTTTCCTGGGCACCGACAACCGCTACCTGCTCAGTGCCCTGCAGACCGTGCCGGAGCAGCTGCGCGGGGTGGTTATGCTGGAGCAGGGCGTCGAGCGCGAAACGCTGGATGAAATGAACCGGCTCGGGGTCAGGGGCGTGCGCCTGAACCTCATGGGCCAATCATTGCCGGACCTCACGGCCAGTGCCTGGCGACCGTTGCTTGAGCGCATCGGCGAGCAGGGCTGGCACCTGGAACTGCACCGGCACGTAGCGGACATTCCGGCGCTGGTGCGGGCGCTTGAGCCTTATGGCCTGAATATCGTGGTCGACCATTTTGGCCGGCCCGATGCACGCCTCGGCCTGGGGCAACCCGGGTTTGCCGAGCTGCTGACCCTGGGGGGCAAGGGCAAGGTGTGGGTGAAGGTGTCTGGCATCTACCGGTTGGAGGGCACACCGGAGGAAAACCTGGTGTTCGCGCGCCAGGCCTTGGGTGCGCTTGAAGCGCACTACGGGGCCGAGCGGTTGATGTGGGGCAGCGATTGGCCGCATACCCAGCATGAGGCGGTGGTGAGCTTTACCACCGTTGTCGAGCAGTTCGAAGCACTGGGGTGTTCGGTTGAACTGCGGCGGGCTTTGTTGGTGGAAACTGCGCGGGCATTGTTCGGTTTTGATTGAAGTACTGACTGTGCCGGCTCTTTCGCGGGGCTAGCCTGCGCCTACGGGATGTGAATTTCCCGTAGAAGCGGGCTTGCCCCGTGAAAGGGCTGGCACTGGTCATCTCAAACCCTGAACCGACTGATCATTTGCTGCAACTGCCCACCCAACCGCGCCAGTTCAATGCTGGACGCCGACGTCTGTTGGCTGGCCTCAGCCGTTTGTTCGGAAATGTCCCGCACCGTTACAACGCTGCGGCTGATCTCTTCGGCCACCGCGCTCTGCTGCTCCGACGCTGCGGCAATCTGCTGGTTCATCAGCTGTATTCCCGACACCCGCTGGGTAATCCCCTCCAATGCAACGCCTGCCTCGCGCACCAGCGCCACGCTGCTCTGGGTGAGGTTGCGGCTTTCTTCCATCAGCTCACTCACCGAGCGGGTACCGCCTTCCAGGCTACCGATCGCCGATTCGATCTCCAGCGTTGACGCTTGGGTACGTTGGGCCAGGCTGCGCACTTCATCCGCCACTACGGCGAAGCCACGGCCTGCCTCACCAGCACGGGCCGCTTCAA
The genomic region above belongs to Pseudomonas sp. PSKL.D1 and contains:
- a CDS encoding MFS transporter yields the protein MLAALKGYPSPIRLLLATTFTLTVARALTLPYLVVYLADNFQLSVGQIGVLIGGALIVASLLSLYGGHLVDTLRNHTVVTASTLVFALAFIAAIASRSALLFFVCLVLINLALAVVDIAAKAGFCALLPVEQRAEVFAIKYTLSNIGYAVGPMLGVAMLEFDDHLPFIASALTGLGMCLTYWQLGDRSLQASSSAQPGAGFVQVALGLVRDRRLVYFTLGGVLSAVVFGQFTAYLSQYLVVTTSASEAARLVGYLVTTNAVTVIALQYLIGKRIGRQQLMPWLLAGMALFIAGLVGFSLAGSVLAWCLAMLVFTLGEIIVIPAEYMFIDLIAPEHLRGVYYGAQNLSNLGAALGPVLVGFALGVWWPGVIFYLLVVSVILAGVFYRMGTRHPATT
- a CDS encoding GntR family transcriptional regulator; amino-acid sequence: MHPLSGDARLPLYQQLRDHLVDQIANNRWRPGEAIPTEAALASEFDMSVGTVRKAVDVLVTEGILERQQGRGTFIRRPQFQSSLFRFFRFETANGERVMPESRILSIEPVPAPSAVAEALGLAAEAEVIRIVRTRLLGAQPVLAEEIWLPRHTFQPLLDVELDRKGPLLYPIYEELCGQVVAYAEETLTAETVDATHGRLLQLPADSPVVVIERLARDYAGKPLEWRRSRGHAQHFRYRVDIR
- a CDS encoding amidohydrolase family protein; this encodes MPDAPASPITAIDSHAHVFSRGLNLASERRYAPTYDAPLGDYLAQLQGHGFSHGVLVQPSFLGTDNRYLLSALQTVPEQLRGVVMLEQGVERETLDEMNRLGVRGVRLNLMGQSLPDLTASAWRPLLERIGEQGWHLELHRHVADIPALVRALEPYGLNIVVDHFGRPDARLGLGQPGFAELLTLGGKGKVWVKVSGIYRLEGTPEENLVFARQALGALEAHYGAERLMWGSDWPHTQHEAVVSFTTVVEQFEALGCSVELRRALLVETARALFGFD
- a CDS encoding MFS transporter, which translates into the protein MFSWYRQITSRERKTFWACFGGWSLDALEVQMFGLAIPALIAAFSLSKGDAGLISGVTLVTSAIGGWLGGTLSDRYGRVRTLQWMILWFSCFTFLSAFVTGFYPLLFVKAMQGFGIGGEWAAGAVLMAETINPKYRGKVMGTVQSAWAVGWGLAVALFTLIYSLVPAEYAWRVMFFIGLLPSLLIIWVRRNVPEPESFQRLQKEKAIPGSFFKSMAGIFRPELLRVTLLGGLLGLGAHGGYHAVMTWLPTFLKTERNLSVLNSGGYLAVIIFAFWCGCVASGMLIDRIGRRKNILLFALCCVLTVQAYVFFPLTNTQMLFLGFPLGFFAAGIPASLGSFFNELYPADVRGAGVGFCYNFGRVLSAVFPFLVGHMSESMSLGSAIGIDAGIAYGVAMIAALCLPETRGRSLEAAPAAQMPGAVAK
- a CDS encoding methyl-accepting chemotaxis protein, with the protein product MTRSLRDLVAQVRDGISQIASATEELSAITEQTSAGANNQKVETDQVATAMQEMAATVHEVARNAGEASQAASATDEEAREGDSVVNRAVVQIGRLADQVEATGEAMGALRTESQRIGKVMDVIKAVAEQTNLLALNAAIEAARAGEAGRGFAVVADEVRSLAQRTQASTLEIESAIGSLEGGTRSVSELMEESRNLTQSSVALVREAGVALEGITQRVSGIQLMNQQIAAASEQQSAVAEEISRSVVTVRDISEQTAEASQQTSASSIELARLGGQLQQMISRFRV